The proteins below are encoded in one region of Nitrosomonas ureae:
- a CDS encoding BON domain-containing protein, producing the protein MRTTDKDIQGILIKRVIVIVGLFAIFGLASCQQEGPAEKIGEKIDRSVENVEQKMEQITEQVGKEINEARKTITNESEESNQYLDDSVITVNVQTAIVNDPLLEVSDIKVTTVNGTVQLSGMVDSQELIDRAAEVAYAQKDVKSVENNLIVKVVLPE; encoded by the coding sequence ATGAGAACTACAGATAAAGACATACAAGGTATTCTAATTAAGAGAGTTATCGTGATTGTCGGCTTGTTCGCCATTTTTGGCTTGGCAAGTTGCCAGCAGGAGGGACCAGCAGAAAAGATAGGAGAAAAAATAGATCGCTCCGTCGAGAATGTAGAACAAAAGATGGAACAAATTACAGAGCAAGTAGGTAAAGAAATTAATGAAGCACGAAAAACAATTACCAATGAATCCGAAGAAAGTAATCAGTATCTTGATGATTCAGTTATTACTGTAAACGTGCAGACAGCAATTGTAAATGATCCTTTACTTGAAGTATCCGATATTAAAGTAACCACAGTGAATGGCACGGTGCAATTGAGCGGCATGGTTGATTCTCAGGAACTTATAGATAGAGCAGCAGAAGTGGCTTATGCCCAGAAAGACGTAAAATCTGTGGAAAATAATTTGATTGTTAAAGTTGTTTTGCCTGAGTAA
- the ggt gene encoding gamma-glutamyltransferase, translated as MSWLGIKPLFFSVLCIGSLLAHASNPIIVPEVASGFSAIKSANYSKAMAVTANPHASRAAVKILRQGGSAVDAAIAAQLVLGLVEPQSSGIGGGAFMLHWQARSGELVVWDGRETAPASVSEAYYINTDGQPMDFFSAVIGGHSVGVPGVLAMLEASHKEHGKLPWANLFKPAIILAEQGFAISERLHILLSRMPRVAVNPQIREYFFHRSETGWQPKTEGSVLQNLAYAQTLRRLAALGVTDFYQGELAKQIVQAVNNDPNRPGRLSLPDMKAYQPKKREALCGQFRIYRICGVPPPSSGGTTVLAILGLLEAYESRYGEHADWHHSFIEASKLAFADRNAYVGDPAFVSVPTQGMIDRDYLHQRAMLIRNNSVLSNVNAGLPPGAEPRLSSNLPEFPSTTHLSIVDAEGNVVSMTSSIETAFGSRIMIGGFLLNNQLTDFSFMPRTADGMPVANRVQSGKRPRSSMSPTIVFKDGRALLVIGSPGGTRIINYVAGSLYRILAKQLPLAEAIADGHIIAMGYGVELESGRVDESTLIRLRERGHNIVLRDQTSGLHVIRIDEKAGLEGGADPRREGEISGF; from the coding sequence ATGTCCTGGTTGGGTATAAAACCGCTATTTTTTTCTGTTCTATGTATCGGCAGCTTGTTAGCTCACGCCAGTAACCCCATTATCGTGCCCGAGGTCGCCAGCGGCTTTAGTGCGATCAAATCGGCCAATTACAGCAAAGCGATGGCAGTCACAGCCAATCCACATGCCAGCCGCGCCGCTGTCAAGATTTTACGCCAGGGCGGCTCCGCTGTTGATGCAGCCATTGCCGCGCAATTGGTTCTTGGTCTTGTCGAACCTCAATCGTCGGGAATTGGCGGTGGCGCATTTATGCTTCATTGGCAGGCAAGAAGCGGCGAACTGGTCGTCTGGGATGGTCGGGAGACGGCACCCGCATCGGTATCAGAAGCTTACTATATAAATACCGATGGCCAACCTATGGATTTTTTTAGTGCAGTCATTGGCGGCCACTCGGTTGGCGTGCCGGGCGTTTTGGCAATGCTGGAGGCCAGTCACAAGGAACACGGTAAGCTGCCATGGGCGAACTTATTTAAGCCTGCCATTATTCTGGCCGAACAAGGTTTTGCCATCTCTGAGCGATTGCATATTCTACTAAGCCGCATGCCTAGAGTAGCGGTGAATCCACAGATTCGCGAGTATTTTTTTCACCGCAGTGAAACAGGCTGGCAGCCCAAGACTGAAGGTAGTGTGCTGCAGAACCTTGCCTACGCGCAAACGCTGCGACGACTTGCTGCTCTCGGTGTCACAGATTTTTATCAGGGCGAGCTGGCCAAGCAGATCGTCCAGGCAGTAAACAATGATCCCAATCGACCAGGCCGCCTTAGTCTTCCCGATATGAAAGCGTATCAACCCAAAAAGCGCGAAGCCCTTTGCGGTCAGTTTCGAATATATCGGATTTGCGGCGTTCCCCCGCCATCTTCCGGCGGCACTACGGTACTAGCGATTCTTGGTCTGTTGGAGGCTTACGAAAGCCGTTATGGAGAGCACGCTGATTGGCACCACAGCTTTATCGAGGCCTCCAAGTTGGCATTTGCGGATCGGAATGCTTATGTGGGAGATCCGGCTTTTGTCAGTGTGCCTACCCAAGGCATGATCGATCGGGATTATCTTCATCAGCGCGCGATGCTGATCCGCAACAATTCTGTGCTTAGTAACGTAAATGCTGGTTTACCGCCAGGTGCTGAGCCCCGTCTTAGCAGCAATTTACCGGAGTTTCCTTCCACCACGCACCTGAGTATTGTCGATGCCGAAGGTAATGTAGTCAGTATGACCAGCAGTATTGAAACCGCTTTTGGTTCTCGAATCATGATCGGCGGATTTTTACTGAACAATCAACTTACTGATTTCTCCTTTATGCCAAGAACTGCCGATGGCATGCCGGTCGCCAATCGCGTTCAGTCAGGCAAGCGTCCGCGTTCATCAATGTCACCAACTATTGTTTTTAAAGACGGCAGGGCTCTACTGGTGATTGGCAGCCCCGGCGGTACCAGGATCATCAACTACGTTGCCGGCAGTCTTTATCGTATATTAGCCAAGCAATTACCCTTAGCCGAGGCTATTGCCGACGGACATATTATTGCCATGGGATACGGTGTGGAACTGGAAAGCGGTCGTGTTGATGAATCAACACTGATACGGCTACGCGAACGGGGCCACAATATTGTGCTAAGAGATCAAACCAGTGGCTTGCACGTAATTCGTATCGATGAAAAAGCCGGCCTTGAAGGCGGTGCAGATCCTCGCCGCGAAGGTGAAATTAGCGGTTTCTGA
- a CDS encoding methyltransferase domain-containing protein — MQNKFESLELGQFIPLHYHHNMLNDTIRMKGFKEAINLVVKPGAKVLELGGGTGVQSFFAAQKAQKVFCVERNPELVSAARSFLAQNINGDKVEVIQADALYYLPPEPVDVVICEMLHTGLLREKQIPVIDSFKKRYLEKFGGPLPIFIPEASIQAIQPLEQNFQFEGFYAPTILFQDPCVIQERSKNLADPEVFQLLSYAEPFDQTCHWDGEITIAKDGQFNALRVITKNILAINMLTCSTIDWHTQYIIFPLSTPFTVCAGDQISLRFKYQGGAPLNALSDSLEIYQISKQVPIFQLALETLSYSSDYQSITPSQAGGI; from the coding sequence ATGCAAAATAAATTTGAGAGCTTGGAACTCGGTCAATTCATTCCGCTGCATTATCATCACAATATGTTGAACGACACTATCCGAATGAAAGGCTTTAAAGAGGCGATTAATTTAGTAGTTAAACCTGGAGCCAAGGTTCTGGAATTGGGCGGCGGGACAGGCGTACAATCCTTTTTTGCTGCTCAAAAAGCGCAGAAGGTATTTTGCGTAGAGCGCAACCCTGAGCTCGTAAGTGCTGCGCGCAGTTTTCTGGCGCAAAATATTAACGGCGATAAAGTTGAAGTCATCCAGGCTGATGCGTTGTATTACTTACCGCCGGAACCCGTCGATGTAGTTATTTGTGAAATGCTGCACACCGGTTTGTTACGTGAAAAGCAAATACCTGTGATTGATTCATTTAAAAAGCGCTATCTGGAAAAATTTGGTGGTCCATTGCCTATTTTCATACCGGAAGCCAGTATTCAGGCTATTCAACCGTTAGAACAAAATTTTCAGTTTGAAGGTTTCTATGCCCCCACAATCTTATTTCAAGACCCCTGTGTAATACAGGAAAGAAGTAAGAATCTCGCAGACCCGGAGGTGTTTCAATTGCTGTCGTATGCTGAGCCATTTGATCAGACCTGTCACTGGGACGGAGAAATTACCATTGCGAAAGATGGTCAATTTAATGCATTACGAGTTATAACCAAAAACATTTTGGCAATTAATATGCTTACATGCAGCACTATTGATTGGCATACCCAATACATTATTTTCCCTTTATCCACACCATTTACAGTTTGCGCTGGCGATCAGATTTCACTGCGTTTTAAGTATCAGGGCGGAGCCCCTCTGAATGCGCTATCAGACTCACTGGAAATTTACCAAATAAGTAAGCAAGTACCGATCTTTCAGCTAGCGCTCGAGACTTTAAGCTATTCATCGGATTATCAATCAATAACTCCCAGCCAGGCTGGTGGCATATAA
- a CDS encoding DUF1207 domain-containing protein gives MINLRFIALSGVMLFNSAAAQVTLPSDAYIAGYATSMLRYRLNLDIPSLIVQNGIILLPKGSLNISDQSHVVQVLSEIPGVNEVKIAEVTTEVPVATAPSQPIQQSAEQTVAITNTDPTLLPTGLLPSGHLFKPLLADPRWAHFSASYRHFVNDNFEGRNIGAVSFGETIPFYRGNFGRSLAQWEAGLQAGVFSDFNLGAPSADLINTDFIASAYSSIRAKQFSAFGRIYHQSSHLGDEFLLRRVNSTFERINLSYEGADLRLSYEFPYGIRLYGGGGGLFHKEPSSLKVWMTQYGVEFRSPWRLDFAPVRPILAADFKNFQENNWSTDVSARAGVEFDNLQVLGRKLQILLEYFNGNSPSGQFLRNNVEYIGVGAHYHF, from the coding sequence ATGATTAATTTGCGATTTATCGCTTTGTCTGGGGTTATGCTTTTTAATTCAGCTGCAGCTCAGGTAACCCTTCCGAGCGATGCTTATATTGCTGGCTATGCAACCAGCATGTTGCGGTATAGATTGAACCTGGATATTCCATCGCTCATTGTGCAGAATGGCATCATCCTTTTACCGAAAGGTAGTTTGAATATTTCTGATCAATCCCATGTGGTACAGGTGTTGTCGGAAATCCCGGGAGTTAATGAGGTTAAGATAGCAGAAGTAACTACCGAGGTCCCCGTAGCTACTGCTCCTTCACAACCCATCCAGCAATCCGCAGAACAAACGGTCGCGATAACGAATACTGATCCTACGCTATTACCAACAGGGTTATTGCCGAGTGGTCATTTATTTAAACCATTATTGGCGGATCCCCGCTGGGCTCATTTTTCGGCTTCTTATCGTCATTTCGTAAACGATAATTTTGAGGGAAGAAACATCGGTGCAGTAAGTTTTGGTGAAACAATACCGTTTTACCGCGGGAATTTCGGACGTTCGCTTGCTCAGTGGGAGGCAGGGCTTCAAGCCGGTGTTTTTAGCGATTTTAATTTGGGTGCGCCCTCTGCAGATCTCATCAATACGGACTTTATCGCATCGGCATATTCGAGCATACGTGCCAAGCAATTTTCAGCGTTTGGTCGCATTTATCATCAAAGCTCGCATTTGGGAGATGAATTTTTGCTGCGCAGAGTAAATTCCACATTCGAGCGTATAAACCTGAGTTATGAAGGTGCGGATCTCAGGTTATCGTATGAATTTCCTTATGGGATACGTTTATATGGTGGAGGTGGTGGTTTATTCCACAAAGAACCATCTTCGCTTAAAGTATGGATGACACAGTATGGCGTTGAGTTTCGGAGTCCTTGGCGCCTGGATTTTGCACCTGTACGCCCTATCCTTGCAGCCGACTTCAAGAATTTTCAAGAAAACAACTGGAGCACTGATGTTTCAGCCAGAGCCGGGGTTGAGTTCGATAATTTACAAGTACTTGGAAGAAAACTTCAGATACTCCTGGAATACTTTAACGGAAATTCCCCCAGCGGACAGTTTCTAAGAAACAACGTGGAATATATTGGAGTGGGAGCCCACTATCATTTCTGA
- a CDS encoding D-alanyl-D-alanine carboxypeptidase family protein, with amino-acid sequence MLIPERDITIGMYVFAIFLLLLILSNSALANPRYSSIVIDADTGAVLHESSADASRYPASLTKMMTLYMLFEAMEQRKMTVDTRMPVSTHAAAMPQTNIGLRAGDSISVRDAIPALIVRSANDVAAVVAEALGRSEANFGRMMTDKARQLGMRSTTFRNASGLPNLEQKTTARDMVILSTRLMKDFPKYYHYFSTQSFSYKGITYNSHNRMVRNTSGVDGLKTGFIRASGFNVATSAKRGNRRVVAVVMGGNTAAARDQHMAQLIDRSFNQGNRSIQVASNSQNARAVAVTVVKVNAPTPALKPYPEQPKASESIVTQQYVVPPVSAQPVQLQKVALQLQTNDDWAVQIGSYHEPSRAYANAQAAARWIPGEIVVTEVEISNRRLYRARLVGLQENQARSACQSLTRQGIECLVVRS; translated from the coding sequence ATGTTGATTCCGGAACGCGATATCACTATTGGGATGTATGTTTTTGCTATATTTTTACTGCTGTTAATTTTGTCAAATTCAGCATTGGCAAATCCCCGTTACTCATCCATCGTAATTGATGCCGATACGGGAGCGGTGCTCCATGAATCCAGCGCCGACGCGAGCCGTTATCCCGCTTCTTTGACAAAAATGATGACGTTGTACATGCTGTTTGAAGCTATGGAACAACGTAAAATGACAGTGGATACTCGCATGCCGGTTTCAACCCATGCTGCGGCAATGCCACAAACCAATATAGGGCTTCGAGCAGGGGACAGCATTAGCGTACGTGATGCGATTCCCGCGTTGATAGTGCGTTCAGCCAACGATGTGGCGGCGGTGGTGGCGGAGGCGCTGGGTAGAAGTGAAGCCAATTTTGGCCGTATGATGACCGATAAAGCGCGCCAGTTGGGTATGCGTTCAACCACGTTCCGCAATGCTTCCGGTTTGCCCAATCTTGAGCAAAAAACTACCGCACGCGATATGGTAATCCTATCCACACGATTAATGAAAGACTTTCCTAAGTATTACCATTATTTTTCTACCCAATCATTCAGTTATAAAGGCATCACGTATAACAGTCACAATCGCATGGTGCGAAACACCTCAGGCGTGGATGGTTTGAAAACGGGTTTTATTCGCGCTTCCGGATTTAATGTGGCTACTTCCGCCAAACGAGGCAATCGTCGTGTGGTCGCCGTGGTTATGGGCGGGAACACCGCAGCTGCACGCGATCAGCATATGGCACAGCTGATTGATCGCAGTTTTAATCAAGGGAATCGTTCAATCCAGGTGGCAAGCAATAGTCAGAATGCTCGTGCGGTGGCGGTTACAGTAGTAAAAGTGAATGCGCCGACTCCAGCACTGAAACCGTACCCAGAACAACCGAAAGCATCTGAATCTATCGTTACTCAACAATATGTTGTTCCGCCGGTAAGCGCGCAACCGGTGCAATTGCAGAAAGTTGCATTACAATTACAGACAAATGACGATTGGGCAGTGCAGATCGGTTCTTATCATGAGCCCAGTCGAGCTTATGCAAATGCACAGGCGGCGGCTCGTTGGATTCCGGGCGAGATAGTCGTAACGGAAGTGGAAATCAGTAATCGCAGGCTATATCGGGCAAGATTGGTGGGGTTGCAGGAAAATCAGGCGCGTAGTGCTTGTCAAAGTTTAACGCGGCAAGGAATCGAATGTTTGGTGGTGCGATCCTGA